In the genome of Catalinimonas alkaloidigena, the window GCCTTCCGATCTGGTGGTCAGTGCGGTCACCGTCCCCAACAACGTGACGCTGGGAGCCGATGTAACGGTGGAATATACCGTCAAAAATACCGGGAGCAACGCGGCGGCGGGGAATCTGCGCGATGCGGTGCATTTCTCGACCGACACGCAGCTTGATCCGCTGACCGATGCCCTGTTCGGCCGCTCCGCCGAATTTGTGGAGCTGGCCCCCGGACAGACGCTCCAACGAACCCTCACTGACAAAATGCCGGGTGTCCTCGCCGGCGACTACTACGGCGTGGCCCAAACCAACGTAGCGGCCACGGTCCCCGAACTCGATCTGGAAAACAACACTTTGGTCTCGACCGGGCGCGTCAACGTGAAAATCGATCCGCTTCCGTTGCACCTGACGCAACACCGGGCGCTCAACTTCGGCGACCGGATTTACTACCGCATCGATGCGCCGGCGGGTTCCGATCTGCTCGTGACCCTCACCAGCAACCGCGCTTACGGGCGCAACGAAGCTTACGTGGCTTACAACCGCGTGCCCTCGCCGCAGGACCACGACTATAAATTCGATACGCCCAGCAGTCCTGATCAGCAGGTATTGGTGCCCACGACGCAGGAGGGCACCTATTACCTGATGGTACTTACGCCTTATCAATATCCTGAAGGGCAGCAGGTGGCTATTCTGGCCGAGGCGATTCCGTTCTCGATTCTGGGCATCGCGCCGGACACCGTGGGGCAGGGCGTCGTGACGACGCAGATGCGCGGTGCCGGTTTCACACCGGAAAGTCAGTTTGCCCTCGTGAGTCGGCAGACGGGGCGACCGGTCAGTCAGGCCACGTTGCGAGATTTTAAGCATAGCATGCAGACTAGCATTCGCTGGGACCTGACGCGGGTGCCAACCGGTACGTACGACGTGCGCGTGACGCATCCGGATGGCCGGGTGTTTGTGTTGCCTCAGGGCCTGGTGGTAGAACCCGCCCGTCCGTTCGAAGTAGATTACAATTATTTCGCGCCCGCCCTGATTCGGGTGGGAACCCAGGCCCCCTACACCTTCTACTTCCAGAACCGGGGCAACGTCGATATTCCGATTATTCAGGGAGACATCACCATGCTGGCGGCGTCCAAACTGCTCAGTCTGGAAGTGACGGGCAATGCCCGCACGCGGAGCCAGATGATTGCCGATGCCCGGTTTGGTGTGGAGGATGCGATGGAGTACGACATCTTTCGGATCATCCCCTTTGTGGGGTACGACCTGGCTCCCGGGCAACTGATCACCGTCAGTACGGTCTTCAGCAACTTCACGGCAGCAACGTTCCCATTGCGGGTCCGGGCGGTGGGATTCGACCGGGCGCACTACATCAAGTACCAGCTGAGCGTGGCCGAAAACCTGCGCCGTACGGTTCTGGCTAACCCCGGTTTGTATGGCGTGGCGGCGCAGCCGGAAGTGCTGGCGTTCTACGCGAACCGTACCGCCTATCGCGACTCACTGGTGCAGGGGCTGATCGCCGCCCGGCTGATTCGGGCCGAAGATACAATAGGTGTAGAACTGAACTGTGAGCCCTGTCTGGCGGGAGCCGATACGTCGGCGGCCAACGGTTCGACGTCAGGCAGCAATTTCTCGCTGAGTCCGGGAGCCAGTCCGGGTCTGGGCCTATATCCTAATCTGGTGCTGGGACCCAACCAAGATTACCTCTGGGAAATCAACAAGTACGGCGGTACGGCAGGGGGCAACCCCGGCTGGGATCTGCTGAAAATCTCGGGGGAGCTCAACATCACTGCGACGAAGGAAAACCCGTTTGTGATTCGCGTAGCTTCCCTCGACTACAACAACTACCCGTCGTACCTGGCAGGGTGGTATCCGGGGGGGGATCAGTGCTGGCCCATCGCCATCGCCGAGGGCGGGATCAAACACTTCCAGGCTAACAAATTTGCCCTGGACCTGTCGCGGTTTACGGCCTACAACTACCTCTACGGCGGCACCTTCTCGGTCGCCTTGAGCGGTACGGACACACTGATGCTGTGCTTCAAGGCCTATCAGCCGCTTCCCGGCGAGGCGGGTGTTCCCGGTGCCCCGGGCGGGTGGGGTGAACCCGGTTCGCCCGGAGGACCGGGAGGCCCAAGTGCGCCGGGCACGCCGGCCGGACCCGGTGGGCCGGGTGGACCCGGCGGTCCTGGGGGCGGCGGCGGACCGGGTGGACCCGGTGGACCGCAAGGACCGGGCGGTGGCCCCATGGGACCGAATGGGCCGACCGGCCCGCAGGGTCCGCCGCCGAGTGGCCCACCCCAGACGCCGCCTCAAGTGCCGCCGGACACACCTCCGCCTTCGCCGCCGGATGCGCCTCCCGGACCGGGTCCCGATCCTGGCCCCGGCCCGCAGCCGCCGTCAGGTCCGCGTCCCCGGCCGGGCTACAATCCGAGTGGCCCGCGTCCTAGCTGGCCACCTCCGAACAACCCGACCCAGCCTCCGCCTTTGCCGCCACCGACCCCTTCGTGCAACCGGCAGGCCGGGCTCCAGTTCTGTAGCGACATCTTTACCCCGCTGGGGTGTGCGGATGCGATCTACGGCTGTGCGCCGACCATCTTCCTGTTGGCCGTGACGGGCACCATCGTAGGGCCGGGCGGAACGCTGGCCGGGGCACTGTGGGGCGTGTTTACCTGCGGAGCCAGTCTGGTTGCGTGCGGCAATGCCGTGGCCGGAAACGACCCGATCATCGACTTTGGGGGTGTCGACCTGCTGGGCTGTATCGGAGGAACGTCGGCCGTGATCTGCGGCGGGCAGTTTATCTGCAACCAGGTGCTGGGCTCCTGCGATCCGAACGACATCATCGGGCCGGTAGGCTACGATTCCAGCCACTTTGTCTCGGTACATGAAACGCTGCCGTACATGATCCGCTTCGAGAACGACTCGGCGCTGGCCACCACGGCGGCCCAACGGGTCGAAATCCGCCATCAGCTCGACGCTACGTTGAATCCGTTGTCGTTCCGCGTGGGCAACTTCGGGTTCGGGAATTACAACTTCCAGGTAGAGCAAAACACGGCGGCGTATGCCGAAACGGTCGATCTGCCCGATTCGCTGGGCTACGATCTGGAGGTAACGGCCGGCGTGGACATCACCACCGGCGAAGCGTTCTGGATTCTGCAGACCATCGATCCGGCCACGGGACTGGCTCCGACCGATCCGTTGAAAGGGTTCCTGGCCATCAACGATTCACTCGGCAGCGGGCAGGGTTACGTGAGCTATACCGTAAAGGCACAGCGCACTGCCCAGACCGGCGATACGATTTATGCCGAAGCCAGCATTGTGTTCGACGTGAACGAGGCCATTCTGACGCCTACCATTTTCAACGTGGTGGATGCCGGCGCTCCGACCAGCACCATGACGGCCCTCAGCCGCTACACGACCAGCGATACCCTCCAGCTGGAATGGTCGGCCAGGGACGAACCGAACGGCTCGGGAGTTGCGTCGTACGACGTGTACGTGTCGCGCGACAAAGGTCCGTTTGCGCGGGCATACGAGGGACTGACCACGACTTCGGTTCGCTATTTGGGTGAGGAAGCCAGTGAGTACGAGTTCTTTACCGTTGCGGTAGATCACGTCGGGAACCGCGAGGCGCTGAAAGACAAGGCCGATGTCGAAACCATCGTGGCCGATTCGACGAAACCGTACGCACCGGTGTTCCGCCTGCAAGGCCAACGGATCGACCGGATGGTGCTCACGGCTTGCACCGACGGCGCGACCGAGGCGTGTGTAGACGTGACCGACCTGAACGGCGATGCCCTGACGTACCAAGTGCTGCAGGAACCGCAACGCGGCGCGGCCCACGTGCAACCGGGCGAGCGGGGCGCCTGCCTGACGTACCAGCCGGACGAAGCGGTAGCGAGCACCGACTCGCTGCGCCTGACGGTATGCGATCCCGGAGGTTTGTGCGATACACTGCACGTGCAGTTCCGGCTGGTCATGCCGACGGTCGTCACGTTCGACTCGCTCGCGCCGCTGTGCAATCCGGATACCAGCATCGTGCTCAGTGGTGCGCTGCCCGCCGGGGGCATTTATTCCGGTATCGGGGTGAGTAACGGGCGCTTCAACGCCAGCGTGGCCGGCGTGGGGAAACATGAAATTACCTACACGTACTACGACACCACGGGGTGTGTACGCACGCTGACGCGTCTGCTGCAAGTCGGTACCTGCGATACGACCGGTCATGTGCCCCCGGGCGCTGCCGACCAACTGCGGCTGTACCCCAACCCGAACCGGGGCGCTTTCTACGCACACGTCGATTCGCTGGCCGGAACGTGGGTGCAACTGGAACTGGTCAATTTGCAGGGGCAGGTGATGTTCCACCGGGAATACGAGCACAATGGTGGCACGTTCCATCAACTGGTACAGCCTTCGCTGCGCCCGTCGCTTTACTTCCTCCGGCTGACGACCGACCGCCGCCGCTACACCCAACGCCTCGTCATTCAGTAAGCAAGAAATCAGGCACGTTTCCCCGGCCGCTAACCGGTCGGGGAAACCCTTTCTCTCGTTCAACCGCTTGCGTGATGCAGCCTGTCACTTGCGTAAGCCTTTCTAAACCAACCCATGAAAACGTACCCTTTTCGCCCCAAAGCCCTGCTGCTGGTGGGCCTTCTTTTCTTCTTTTTCGGATGCGAATCCCCGTGCACCCAGCGGAGCGACACCTACTACACCACGGTGGTGGTGCTGGATTATACCACCCTGGAGGCCGTCGGCGATTTTGCCTTTACCCAGGTGATTCACCACTATTCGGGGGAGGATTGCCCGCCGATGAACGGCGAAGTCAGTCTGGTCGTCACCAACCCCAACAGCCGGCCGGTTTCCTATGCCTACGCCGGCACCTATACGCTCGACGACATGACGTGGGAGTTTCAGGGATCGGTCTTTAGCCTCCAGCCCGGTGCCTCGACCGTGGCCAAGGCCATCCGCAAAACCACCGCTAAAATCGATGCGGGCAAAATCGACATCACGATTCCTACCGTCATCAAGTACGAGTAAGGCTTCAGCGCGGAAGCGGGACAATCAGCGGTCGTGCTGCACTTTCCGCACGTATTTGTGCAGGTGACTGGCGTCGGCAAACCCCCAGGCTTCGGCCACGGCTTCCAGCGTATCGCCCCGGTCTTTGAGTTGCGCCAGCGCGCCCCGCAGGCGGTACTGCAGCGCGAAGTCGGAAAACGACGTCCCCATCAGGTCCTGAAACCGCGTGCGAAACCCCGACTGCGACAGATGACAGCAGCGCGCCGCTTCGGCGGTGGTGATCAGGCGGCGTTCCTCAAAAACCAGCCGCAGGGCGGGTTGGATACTTTCTTCTAACGCGAAGTTGCGGACGTGTTGCGCCGGAGGCTGCCAGTGTTCGAGCAGAAGCAGCATGAGCTGAAAAAACAGGAGCTTGGCCCAGTCGGCATCGACCTGGCGTTCGAAAAGCGCCTTCGCGTGTTGGGCCAGCGCCACCACTTCGGGGCGTCGCTCGGGCGGAATTTGCGGACGTGCGGCGGCTTCCAGCTGAAAGGGCGTCAGCACATCCCGGTTCAACAACTGACTACCGGCCACGTAGCGCGGGTCGATCACAAACACGACCAGTTCGCAGGGCAGCTCCAGCAACTCAAAGCCGTGAGGTTCCCACATCCCACACAACCAGACCTCGCCGGGCTGCAAGAGCCGCTCGTGCGCGAGGTACTGGCGTTTCATCCGGCCGCTGATCAATACCCCCACCTCGAACTCGTAGTGCATGTCGAACCACCGGTCCTGTAAATCCTGATGGCGATTGACCAGAACGTGGATCGGTTTTGCCTCGCTCAGGTCGAAATAGAACCGGCTGACTTCCTGCTGCCTCATACGATTTTACCAAACTTGTGAAGGATTGTACAGGGTCTTCTGTCCCTGGAAACGAGATATTTGGGTTAAAAGTAACAAAAAGCGGAGGCACCCGGGGGCATAGCGTGTACGCACGAAACGAGCGGCCCGGCACACGACACGATGGAACAGCAAACGTACGACGTAGCGGTGGTCGCGGACCTGTGTCTCGACCTGTTGATGACGGGCAACGTAGCGCCGATTTACGGACAGGTAGAACAGTTTGTTGACGACTACGCCGTAGAACTCGGCGGCTCGGCGGCCATTTTTGCGTCGCAGTTCGCCAAACTGGGCGGCACGGTCGGGCTGCTGGCGGCCGTCGGACGCGATCCGTTCGGCGACTGGCTGCACCACCGACTGGAAGCGCTGTCGCTCTCGACCGAGTACGTGTTTCGGACGAAGTTGAAAACTTCCGTGGGGCTGGGGCTGGCGAACGGAAACGACCGGGCCATGCTGACCTACGCGGGAAGCATGCAGGCCCTGACGCCGGCGGTGGTGACCGGATCGGCGCTGTTGTCGCACACCCGGCACGTACACATCGCCAGCTATTTTCTGCTGACCGCGCTGCAACCCTACTGGCACGAGGTGCTGCCGACCCTACGGCCGCAGGGCATCTCTGTCTCGCTGGATACCAACTGGGCCCCGGACGAGGACTGGTCGTCGGTGGTGCCGCTGTTGCCGTACGTAGACCTGTTTATGCCCAACGAGGCGGAAGCACTGTGCATTTCGGGACAGGCAAACGTAGAGGACGCCGCCCGGTGGCTGGCGCAGTTCGGAGGGCTGGTGGTGATAAAACGCGGGGCCGATGGGGCCTTGATCTGCCAGCACGATGCGCTGAGGCACTTCGCCGTTCCCCGCGACTTACGCGAGGCGATGCGTCTGGTCGATACCACCGGCGCTGGCGATAACTTCGATGCCGGGATGCTGTTCGGCTGGCTGCGAAGCGAACCGCTCGACGCCTGCGTGGCGCTGGCGATGCGGTGCGGCACCACGAGCCTCTCGGCCCTCGGCGGAATTGCCGGGCAGGTCAACTTACGGGAAAAGCGCCTCCGCGAAGCACGCATGAAGTAAAACAACCTATGGAAACGGAATTTGATGCCATCGTCATCGGGTCGGGCATCTCGGGTGGATGGGCGGCCAAAGAATTGTGTGAACAGGGCCTGAAAACGCTGCTCCTGGAGCGGGGCCGTAACGTCGAGCACCTGAAAGATTACCCCACGGCCAACTGGGCCCCCTGGCAGATGCCCCACCGCGGGCGGATGACGCGCGCCTTTCTGGACGAAAATCCGCTGATTTCCAAAGCGGCCGGATTCGGGGAAGATACGGCGCACTTTTTCGTTCGCGATGCCGATCATCCCTACGTCCAGCAACGGCCGTTCGACTGGATTCGCGGCTATCAGGTCGGGGGCAAGTCTCTGACCTGGGGGCGGGCCTGCCAGCGGTGGAGCGACTACGAATTCAAAGCGCCTGCGCGCGACCAGTACGGCATTGCGTGGCCCATCGGTTACGACGACGTGGCCCCCTGGTACACGCACGTCGAAAAATTTATCGGGGTGTGTGGCAACCACGACGGTCTCGACGCCATGCCCGACGGCGACTTTCTGCCGCCCTTCGACCTCAACTGTGTGGAACAACACATGCAGGCATCGCTCCGTGCGCAGTATCCCGATCGGCACCTTGTGCAGGGACGGTGGGCCCACCTGAGCGAACCGAAAGACATTCACCTGCAACAGGGACGCGGGCAGTGCCAGTGCCGGAACCTCTGCATGCGAGGCTGTCCCTACGGAGGCTATTTCAGTTCGGTCTCTTCTACGATTCCCTGGGCCGCCAACACCGGCAACCTGACCCTCCGGCCGTTTTCTGTGGTGCACTCCATCGTGTACGACGAAGCGACCGGCAAGGCCGCGGGCGTGAAGGTGATCGACGCCCAGACGAAAGAAGAACTGATGTTTCGGGCGCGTGTGATTTTTGTCAACGCCTCGGCGCTGAACACCAACCTCATTCTGCTCAACTCCCGGTCGGCGCGCTTTCCCCACGGGCTGGGCAACGACCACGATCTGCTGGGGCGTTACGTCGGGTTTCACCTGTACCGGGGCTACGCGCAAGGGCGCATCGAAGGCTTCGAAGACAAATACGTTTACGGGCGGAACCCCACCGAGTGCATCATCGCCAACTACCGGAATCTGTACCGGAACGACCAGGCTTTCAAGGGCGGCTACACCACCTTCACCGGGGCCTATCGCGTGCGGAAAGACCACGCGCCGGGCGAAGTGCAACTTGGCGGGGAGTACAAAGACCGGCTCAGCGAGGCGGGCGACTGGTACGTCTACATGTACATGCAGGGGGAAACCATGCCCAAAGCCTCGAACCGTGTGTACCTGAGCGAAGACGAAACCGACCCGTGGGGTATTCCGAAGCTGGTGACCGACGTAGGATACGACGAAAACGACGAGAAGATGATCGCCGACTTTTTGCAGGAGAGCCGCCAGATGCTGACGGCCATGGGGTGTCAGGACATCTCTACGCACGACAACCACCAGGCCCCCGGCCTCGACATCCACGAAATGGGCGGGGCGCGGATGGGCCACGATCCCAAAACCTCGCTGCTGAATGCACACAACCAACTGCACGCCTGCCCGAACGTTTTCGTGACGGATGGGGCCTGCATGACCAGCACGGGCAACCAGAGTCCGTCGATTCTGTACATGGCGCTGACCGCGCGGGCGGCTACCTACGCGGCGGCGCAGGTCAAACAAGGAACTTTATAACCCACTTACCACCACACCCTTATGGATAAAAAAGTAGGAGTAGGCCTGATCGGCTCCCAGTTCATCACCACCATCCATGCCGAAGCGCTGAAGTCTGTCGCCGATGCCGAAGTCCGGGCCGTGATGTCGCCCACCGCCGGCCACGCGCAGGCGTTTGCTGAGAAGTTCGGCATTCCGCGGCACTTCACCGACCTGGACCAGATGCTGGCGCAGGACGACATCGACATGGTGGTAATCGGCGCTCCCAACTACCTGCACTGCGACATCACCCTGAAGGCCGCCGCAGCCGGAAAACACATCGTGGTCGAGAAGCCGTTCTGCATGAACCTGGCCGAAGCCGACCGGATGATTGCCGCCTGTCGTGACGCGAAGGTGAAGCTGATGTACGCCGAAGAGCTTTGTTTCACCCCGAAGTACGTACGCCTCAAAGCGCTGTTGGACGAAGGCGCTCTGGGCAGACCGGTGTTTTTCAAGCAGTCGGAGAAACACGACGGACCGCACGCCGACCACTTCTGGGATGTGGAGCGGTCGGGCGGGGGCGTCACGATGGACATGGGCTGCCACGCCATTCAGTTCTTCCGGTGGCTGAACGGGGACCATGCCATTACGTCGGTCTACGCGCAGATGAACACCAGCGTCCACGCGGACAAAACCGAGGGCGACGACAACGCCCTCCTGATCCTGGAATTTGAAAACGGCGTTGTGGCCCTGGCCGAAGAGAGCTGGACCAAACTGGGCGGCATGGACGACCGGGCCGAAATTCACGGGTCGGAAGGGGTGGCGTACGCCGATGTGTTGCAAGGCAACTCCATCCAGACCTACAGCACCAAAGGCGTGGGGTACGCGGTGGAAAAAGCCGGCAATACGGTCGGCTGGAGTTTCACGATGTACGAGGAGATCTGGAACTACGGCTTTCCGCAGGAATTCGCCCATTTTGTCGATTGTGTGAAACACGACAAGCAACCCCTGGTGACCGGAGAAGACGGCCGGGCGGTGCTCGAAGTAATTTTTGCGGCCTACGCCTCGGCCGGTACGGGCCAGAAAGTGGCGCTGCCGTTCCGGACCGATGCCGACAAACCCTACAAACTCTGGAAAAAAAGAGAATGAAGCGTACGAACGCTTCCTGATAGACCCGTCATACCATGAACATCACGTACTGGGAGGATTACGCTCAGATGAGCGTACGCGCTGCGGCTCTGGTGCTCGCAGAGATTACTCAAAAGCCTAACCTGCTGCTGTGCGCGGCTACGGGCCACTCGCCGGCGGGCCTCTACGAGGAGCTGGTCGAACACGCCGCCTCGAACCCCGCGCTGTTTGGGCAACTGCGGGTCGTGAAACTCGACGAGTGGGGTGGAGTGTCGCCTCAGTCGCCCATCTCGTGCGAGCACTACCTGCAAACCCGGTTGGTGCAGCCGCTGCGCATTGCGCCCGAGCGCTACCTGTCGTTCCGGTCCGAGGCGGCCGACCCTGCCGAAGAGTGTCAGCGCGTTCAGGAGGCGCTCGATCAGGTCGGCCCGCTCGACGTCTGCATTCTGGGCATCGGCCAGAACGGACACCTCGCGTTGAACGAACCGCATCCCACCCTGGAGCCGCTGTGTCACGTCGCGCAGCTGTCGGACACTACCTTGCATCACCCCATGTTTCAGGGCGAAGCGGCTCCGTCGTTCGGGCTTACGCTGGGCATGCAGGCGTTGTTGCAGGCCAGGAAAGTCATTTTGCTGGTGGCGGGCGCACACAAAGAACAGGCGCGGGAAGCACTCCTGTCGGGGAAAATTACCACGGCATTACCCGCCTCGTTCCTGTGGCTGCACCGCGATGTGGAATGCCTCGTGGTGAAAGCGTAACGTGTTGGGTTAGTTAGCTGCCGTTACGGTAAAGGGCACGGTAAACTGGGCGCGGTCCCATTGGAGGTGCAACGCACCGCCGTCGGGCGTTTCCTGCACCTGAATGGTGAACAGTTCGACCGGAGCGGCCAGCTTCCCGATGCGCATGGGCACCCGTCCCAGGTCGTGTGTCGGGTCGTAGGCATTGCCGTTCTGCCCCGTTTGTCGGCTGATGATCAGCGTGCCGCCGCTGGGGGCGGGGATTGTAAAGAGGGTGTACTCGCCGGGTGGCACATCCAGGTCGCCGAAGCGCAGCGTGCGGTCGGTTGCCAAGTGCGTGGCGCGGTTGGCACCGGTCCGCCACACTTCGTTCCAGGGCACCAGCGTCCCGAAAATCTCGCGCCCCCGCTTGGCCGGTTGTCCGTAATCGAGTTTCAGGTGAGCGCCCTGTACCGTGGCTTCGGCCGTACCCCGACCCGAAAGCGGCCCAAACGGATGTCCGGCGTTTTCCTGCGCGGCGAAGTGTTGCGCAAACCGATCTACATCCACGTTGTAAAGACGCTTGACGGTAAGCTTGCGGGTGGTTGCCCCCGCATCCAGTTGAATCAATTGTCCATCGTCGTCCACCTTCACTTCCATCGTGCCCCGATAGGGATGCGTCACGGTCATTTCGCCGGAACCGGTCTTGCGCACCACGAACGATAAAAGTCCGCGCTCGGTAAAAAGCGTCTGGACGAGGCTGTCTTGTCGCGTAGCGTCGGCGCGCCGGAGCATCAGTTCAAAAGGCCAGTGGACCATTTCTACAAACGGCAGCATGGGCTCCTGCCGCGCGATGCGTCGCTGTTCGGTCCGGCCGCCTTCGGTAAGGGTGACCTGCACGCTGTCGCCGGTAGGGGTGGGTTCGTATACTTCCCGCCGGAGGGTTTCACCGGCCGGCGTTTCGGTCGTGGCTTCGTAGCGGTAAAGCCCGCCGGTCTGGTTGAATTGCAGAAAATAATGGCTGAGCTGGGTTTGGGGGGAGCGGATCACGGCATCGGCCCGGAGCGCCGCCGGGGTGTATTCGAACTGCTCCAGCGCGAGCGTATCGGTGCCGAGCAGGGTAATCATGGCACCGCGTTCCACTTTGGCTATGTTGGTCGGTTGGGTAGCGCAGGCGGCGAGCACAAACAGCAGCAAGGCTAAAAAAACGGGGGTACGAGATTGCATAGGAGGTCAGCGTGGGTGGCGGTCAAATTAAAAATTTGTGTCCACTTCTGCATGCCCTTCTGCAAAATCGCCGCACAGGTCCTTTTCTCAGGGCGAGAGCAGCGTCTGCACGACCTCGGTGGGGAAGGGCGCCAGGTTCAAGTGCGGTTGCAACCACAGATGGCGGTCGCGGCGGGCCGCTTCCAGGTCCATGTCGTGCGGGGCGTTGTACCACAGCTGGGTTTTGGGCTGGCTGGCGATTTCGTAGAACGCATTGGCGACGTCGTGGGAAATGTAAATGTCGTGCTGTGCGAACTGGAACAGAAGCGCGGCCGGCGCGGCCTGGGCGACAAACTGCTCGGGATCGACGGACGCGAGCGCCTGCCGGTAGTGGGCCTCGCCCGCCGTGGCGGTATGGGGCCAGTATTTTAACGACCAGTCGCTGAACGTCCCCATGCCGGTAATCAGCACGTAGGCGCGGATGCGCTCTTCCAGGCCGGAAAGAATGGCGCCGTACATAGCCCCGTAATCGTGCCCTACATACGCCACCCGCTGCGGGTCTACTTCAGGTTGGGCCAGCAGCAGGTCGAGCGAACGCCGCGCATCGATGGTCTGGTCAACCACGTGCTGGCGGTCGGTGGGGCCGTCGGTGGGTTGTTCGCGCCACGGGAAATACCCTTGGAGCAGCAGGGACGTAACGCCCTGTTGGGCCAGTGCTGTCGCCTCGTCCAGAAATTGCGTGCGGTCGCCGTGCGGCTCGCCCAGCCAGTGAAAAAACAGAACGCCGGCCGTGGGGGCCGTGGTGTGTAGGGGTTGAATCAGATACGCCTTCAACAGACCGTGGTCCGGCTGATACGACGGGTAGCTGATGTCCTGAATCAGAATGCCGGCCTGTTGCCAGGAAGAATCGACCGTAAAGTTCACGTCCGTTTGTTCGTAAGCGAAGGCCTCGGCCAGCGGGGGCGGCGTGTGTGCCTCCTGAGACGCAGGAACGCAGGCCGTATCGAGCAGAAGCAACAAAAAAAGTAGGGTAGAAAGCGTAGAAGCGTAAGCCATAATGAACAAGATACGCAACGCTCCTCCGGCGCTCTTGTAGAAACCCGACAAGTGTTCGCCGCCCATAAAAAAATCCCTTCCCCGTCGGCGGACGGAGAAGGGAAGGAAAGAAGTGGCCCGCAGGCTTTACGCGTGCTGGTAAACCGTCTTCAGAAAGTCGCGCGCCGAGGTTGGGGCATGGCCCAACAGGGTTTCCAGATCGGACGTGGGTAGGTCGAATTCGCCCTGTTGGATGGCCTGACAAAAGCCCACCGTAAAGCCGATCGCTTGCTCGGGTACGCCTGCCTCGCTGAGCGTCTTCTGAAACACTTCGACCGACGGGGCGTGGTACGCGATGGGCTGGCCGGTCAGGTCACTCAGGAGAGTCGCGATGTCCTGAAACGAATACGAGGTGACGTTGGCGATTTCGTACGACCGATTGGTGTGCCCCTCGGAGGTGAGCACGCGGGCGGCGGCTTCGGCCATGTCGCGACGCGAAGCATAGGCGGCTTTCCCTTCGCCGGCCGGTAGGTAGATCGTGCCGGTTTCCAGGACGTTGTCGCCAATGAACATCGGCAACACGTCCATGTACAGACTGTTGCGAAGGAAGGTATAGGTCATGCCCGAGGCCTTCAGGTGCTCTTCCGTAGCCAAGTGCTGCTGCGCGACCGAACCGAGAGGCGAATTGGGGTCGTCGCTTTTGCGCTGGAAGCTCGTGTAAATCACGTGTTTCACGCCCGCTGCCTGCGCTGCTTTCACCACGTTCGCATGCTGCGCATCGCGGTTGACCAGATCGCTGCTGGAAACAAACAACAGTTTCTCAACGCCCTGGAAAGCCCGCACGAGCGAGTCGTAGTCGTTGTAGTCGCCCTGCCGTACGTCGATGCCTTTGGCGCGTAGCGGCGCGGCTTTCTCCGGATGGCGGGCCAGCGCGGCCAGCTGAGCAGCGTCGGT includes:
- a CDS encoding galactosamine-6-phosphate isomerase, whose amino-acid sequence is MNITYWEDYAQMSVRAAALVLAEITQKPNLLLCAATGHSPAGLYEELVEHAASNPALFGQLRVVKLDEWGGVSPQSPISCEHYLQTRLVQPLRIAPERYLSFRSEAADPAEECQRVQEALDQVGPLDVCILGIGQNGHLALNEPHPTLEPLCHVAQLSDTTLHHPMFQGEAAPSFGLTLGMQALLQARKVILLVAGAHKEQAREALLSGKITTALPASFLWLHRDVECLVVKA
- a CDS encoding carbohydrate kinase family protein — its product is MEQQTYDVAVVADLCLDLLMTGNVAPIYGQVEQFVDDYAVELGGSAAIFASQFAKLGGTVGLLAAVGRDPFGDWLHHRLEALSLSTEYVFRTKLKTSVGLGLANGNDRAMLTYAGSMQALTPAVVTGSALLSHTRHVHIASYFLLTALQPYWHEVLPTLRPQGISVSLDTNWAPDEDWSSVVPLLPYVDLFMPNEAEALCISGQANVEDAARWLAQFGGLVVIKRGADGALICQHDALRHFAVPRDLREAMRLVDTTGAGDNFDAGMLFGWLRSEPLDACVALAMRCGTTSLSALGGIAGQVNLREKRLREARMK
- a CDS encoding DUF2911 domain-containing protein — its product is MQSRTPVFLALLLFVLAACATQPTNIAKVERGAMITLLGTDTLALEQFEYTPAALRADAVIRSPQTQLSHYFLQFNQTGGLYRYEATTETPAGETLRREVYEPTPTGDSVQVTLTEGGRTEQRRIARQEPMLPFVEMVHWPFELMLRRADATRQDSLVQTLFTERGLLSFVVRKTGSGEMTVTHPYRGTMEVKVDDDGQLIQLDAGATTRKLTVKRLYNVDVDRFAQHFAAQENAGHPFGPLSGRGTAEATVQGAHLKLDYGQPAKRGREIFGTLVPWNEVWRTGANRATHLATDRTLRFGDLDVPPGEYTLFTIPAPSGGTLIISRQTGQNGNAYDPTHDLGRVPMRIGKLAAPVELFTIQVQETPDGGALHLQWDRAQFTVPFTVTAAN
- a CDS encoding GMC oxidoreductase; translated protein: METEFDAIVIGSGISGGWAAKELCEQGLKTLLLERGRNVEHLKDYPTANWAPWQMPHRGRMTRAFLDENPLISKAAGFGEDTAHFFVRDADHPYVQQRPFDWIRGYQVGGKSLTWGRACQRWSDYEFKAPARDQYGIAWPIGYDDVAPWYTHVEKFIGVCGNHDGLDAMPDGDFLPPFDLNCVEQHMQASLRAQYPDRHLVQGRWAHLSEPKDIHLQQGRGQCQCRNLCMRGCPYGGYFSSVSSTIPWAANTGNLTLRPFSVVHSIVYDEATGKAAGVKVIDAQTKEELMFRARVIFVNASALNTNLILLNSRSARFPHGLGNDHDLLGRYVGFHLYRGYAQGRIEGFEDKYVYGRNPTECIIANYRNLYRNDQAFKGGYTTFTGAYRVRKDHAPGEVQLGGEYKDRLSEAGDWYVYMYMQGETMPKASNRVYLSEDETDPWGIPKLVTDVGYDENDEKMIADFLQESRQMLTAMGCQDISTHDNHQAPGLDIHEMGGARMGHDPKTSLLNAHNQLHACPNVFVTDGACMTSTGNQSPSILYMALTARAATYAAAQVKQGTL
- a CDS encoding helix-turn-helix transcriptional regulator encodes the protein MRQQEVSRFYFDLSEAKPIHVLVNRHQDLQDRWFDMHYEFEVGVLISGRMKRQYLAHERLLQPGEVWLCGMWEPHGFELLELPCELVVFVIDPRYVAGSQLLNRDVLTPFQLEAAARPQIPPERRPEVVALAQHAKALFERQVDADWAKLLFFQLMLLLLEHWQPPAQHVRNFALEESIQPALRLVFEERRLITTAEAARCCHLSQSGFRTRFQDLMGTSFSDFALQYRLRGALAQLKDRGDTLEAVAEAWGFADASHLHKYVRKVQHDR
- a CDS encoding Gfo/Idh/MocA family protein translates to MDKKVGVGLIGSQFITTIHAEALKSVADAEVRAVMSPTAGHAQAFAEKFGIPRHFTDLDQMLAQDDIDMVVIGAPNYLHCDITLKAAAAGKHIVVEKPFCMNLAEADRMIAACRDAKVKLMYAEELCFTPKYVRLKALLDEGALGRPVFFKQSEKHDGPHADHFWDVERSGGGVTMDMGCHAIQFFRWLNGDHAITSVYAQMNTSVHADKTEGDDNALLILEFENGVVALAEESWTKLGGMDDRAEIHGSEGVAYADVLQGNSIQTYSTKGVGYAVEKAGNTVGWSFTMYEEIWNYGFPQEFAHFVDCVKHDKQPLVTGEDGRAVLEVIFAAYASAGTGQKVALPFRTDADKPYKLWKKRE